In Panacibacter ginsenosidivorans, the following proteins share a genomic window:
- a CDS encoding DNA-3-methyladenine glycosylase I, with product MDIPVIKTYCDYVKTLGSDNVHKLYHDNEYGFPLQSDDELFARLVLEINQAGLSWDTILKKKENFFKAYDNFEIKKVAKYSDKHIERLLNDAGIIRNRLKVHAAIENAKRILQLQKEFGSFKKWIEHHHPLIKEDWVKLFKKHFKFTGGEIVNEFLMSTGYLPGAHVETCPVYRKAAKQKPRWMEK from the coding sequence ATGGATATACCTGTTATAAAGACTTATTGCGACTACGTAAAAACACTCGGTAGCGATAATGTTCATAAACTTTACCACGATAATGAATATGGTTTCCCACTGCAAAGCGATGATGAACTTTTTGCAAGGCTGGTATTGGAAATAAACCAGGCGGGCTTAAGCTGGGATACAATTTTGAAAAAGAAAGAAAACTTTTTTAAAGCCTACGATAATTTTGAAATAAAGAAAGTTGCCAAATACAGTGATAAACATATAGAAAGACTTTTAAATGATGCAGGTATTATACGCAATCGCTTAAAAGTGCATGCTGCTATTGAAAATGCCAAAAGGATATTGCAACTGCAAAAAGAGTTTGGTTCCTTCAAAAAATGGATAGAACATCATCATCCGTTGATAAAAGAAGATTGGGTAAAACTTTTTAAAAAGCATTTCAAATTTACAGGCGGCGAAATTGTAAATGAATTCCTAATGAGTACGGGGTATCTGCCAGGCGCACATGTTGAAACCTGCCCTGTTTATAGAAAAGCTGCTAAGCAAAAGCCCAGGTGGATGGAGAAATAA
- a CDS encoding GNAT family N-acetyltransferase codes for MNATIVKTDDELKQIVELSHENHRMNVPEIEKRKEGFISWEYSYELLKQMHKLHPSIIAKDDDKLAGYALVALKEAKAFHKDLATMINNLEAIIYNNKKLSDYRYYVMGQVCVDKDYRGKGVFDMLYQHHKTVFKNMFDFVVTEISVSNYRSIRAHEKVGFKTIYSYKDAMDEWNVVLWDWQ; via the coding sequence ATGAACGCGACTATAGTAAAAACAGATGATGAACTAAAACAGATCGTGGAGCTTTCACACGAAAATCATAGAATGAATGTTCCCGAAATTGAAAAGCGAAAAGAAGGTTTTATTTCCTGGGAATATTCTTATGAATTACTTAAGCAAATGCACAAACTGCATCCCAGCATTATAGCTAAAGATGACGATAAACTTGCGGGGTATGCCCTTGTGGCATTAAAAGAAGCAAAGGCTTTTCATAAAGATCTTGCAACGATGATCAATAACCTGGAGGCCATAATATATAATAATAAAAAACTGTCTGATTACCGCTATTACGTAATGGGACAGGTTTGTGTAGATAAAGATTACCGAGGAAAAGGTGTTTTTGATATGCTCTATCAACACCACAAAACTGTTTTTAAAAACATGTTTGATTTTGTGGTTACAGAAATTTCTGTCAGTAACTACCGATCTATAAGGGCGCACGAAAAAGTTGGTTTTAAAACCATTTATTCTTACAAAGACGCAATGGACGAATGGAATGTAGTATTGTGGGACTGGCAATGA
- a CDS encoding TolB family protein produces the protein MRSKFTFTTIILFCCNILLKAQQVTYPGKELPADTAKIFAKGILSDGLSNRDFTISPSGDEIFFTLQGQKFSSSTILYMHKENGKWSAPEVAPFSGMYRDLEATFTTDGKTIFFSSDRPTSEQDSTNDFDIWKVIKTNNSWDAPEHLGSIVNSDKDEFYPSLTKNGDLYFTVEAEYGKGKEDIVMCTYKNSMYEKPVSLPEAINSAGYEFNAFVDPDGKYILFTGYGRKDDMGRGDLYISRKDSNGNWLPAEHLPKGINSADLDYCPFISWDKKILFFTSNRSAKELSLHGKQDYATLKTLLGSTGNGLDDIYWIKLDLNK, from the coding sequence ATGAGATCAAAATTTACTTTCACAACTATTATACTTTTTTGTTGCAACATTCTTTTAAAGGCACAACAGGTAACATATCCAGGCAAAGAATTGCCCGCAGATACAGCTAAGATTTTTGCAAAAGGAATTTTATCTGATGGTTTAAGCAACCGCGATTTCACCATCTCCCCTTCCGGTGATGAAATATTTTTCACTTTACAGGGGCAAAAATTTTCGAGCAGTACCATATTGTATATGCACAAAGAAAATGGCAAATGGTCTGCACCCGAAGTTGCTCCATTCTCTGGAATGTATCGTGATCTTGAAGCAACCTTTACAACAGATGGAAAAACAATTTTCTTTTCTTCAGACAGGCCAACAAGTGAGCAGGATTCTACAAACGATTTTGATATCTGGAAAGTAATTAAAACAAATAATAGTTGGGATGCTCCTGAACATTTGGGTTCTATAGTTAATTCTGATAAAGATGAATTCTATCCTTCATTAACAAAAAACGGCGATCTCTATTTTACTGTAGAAGCTGAATACGGAAAAGGCAAAGAAGACATTGTAATGTGTACATACAAAAATAGTATGTATGAAAAGCCTGTTAGCTTACCTGAAGCAATCAATAGTGCGGGTTATGAATTCAATGCATTTGTAGATCCGGATGGAAAATATATTTTATTTACAGGTTATGGCAGAAAAGATGATATGGGCAGAGGCGATCTGTACATTTCAAGAAAAGATTCAAATGGAAACTGGTTACCTGCGGAACATCTACCAAAAGGAATAAATTCCGCAGATCTGGATTATTGTCCTTTTATAAGCTGGGATAAAAAAATATTATTTTTTACTTCGAACAGGTCAGCTAAAGAATTATCTCTTCATGGTAAACAGGATTATGCAACATTGAAAACTTTATTAGGCTCCACAGGTAATGGTTTGGATGATATTTATTGGATAAAATTGGATCTTAATAAATAA